In the Flavobacterium acetivorans genome, one interval contains:
- a CDS encoding Rne/Rng family ribonuclease, protein MNKELIIRSSSDFVDFALLKDGKLIELHKEEEKSNFQVGDIFVAKIRKPVAGLNAAFVNVGFEKDAFLHYHDLGPNLTSQLKFIKLVSAGKIKDFSLKNFQFEKEIDKDGTITDVINANQSILVQVVKEPISTKGPRISAELSLAGRFIVLVPFSDRVSISQKIEDKKEKDRLKRLVQSIKPKGFGVIVRTVAEGKNTAELEKDLQNLLGRWTAMCKKLPTAHHPSKVLGELNRASSILRDVFNDTFTSIQIDDEELYHQTKDYLQEIAPSKQSIVKFYQSNDTPIFEKYNIERQIKTSFGKTVSMSKGAYLIIEHTEALHVIDVNSGNRSNKATNQEDTAMEVNMIAAAEIARQLRLRDMGGIIVIDFIDMSNPENRKVLFDFLREEMSDDKAKHKILPPSKFGLVQITRQRVRPERNIKTREEDPNNENGEIEAPILIIDKIASDLDRVLKTHKEVVLNVHPFVAAYLTKGFPSLRSKWFFEHKKWVKIIPRDAYTYLEYHFYDKKGNVIKE, encoded by the coding sequence GTGAATAAAGAATTAATCATTCGATCTAGTTCTGATTTCGTAGATTTTGCCTTATTAAAAGATGGAAAACTAATTGAATTACACAAAGAAGAAGAGAAAAGCAACTTTCAGGTTGGTGATATTTTTGTTGCCAAAATACGAAAACCAGTTGCCGGATTAAACGCTGCTTTTGTAAATGTAGGCTTCGAAAAAGATGCTTTTTTACATTATCACGATTTAGGTCCTAATCTAACTTCCCAACTGAAATTCATAAAACTTGTAAGCGCAGGTAAAATAAAAGATTTCTCCCTAAAAAACTTTCAGTTTGAAAAAGAAATAGACAAAGATGGCACCATTACCGATGTAATCAACGCCAATCAATCTATTTTAGTACAAGTCGTCAAAGAACCAATATCTACCAAAGGGCCAAGAATTAGCGCTGAGCTTTCTCTTGCCGGACGTTTTATTGTTTTAGTTCCTTTTTCGGATCGCGTTTCTATTTCTCAAAAAATAGAAGACAAAAAAGAAAAGGATCGCTTGAAACGATTAGTACAATCCATCAAACCAAAAGGATTTGGTGTTATTGTTCGCACAGTAGCCGAAGGCAAAAATACAGCCGAATTAGAAAAAGATTTGCAGAACCTGCTTGGCAGATGGACTGCAATGTGTAAAAAATTACCAACTGCTCATCATCCGTCCAAAGTATTAGGAGAACTCAACAGAGCTTCTTCAATATTGAGAGACGTTTTTAACGATACTTTTACCAGTATTCAAATTGATGATGAAGAGTTGTACCACCAAACAAAGGATTATTTGCAAGAAATTGCACCATCCAAACAATCCATTGTTAAGTTTTATCAATCAAACGACACGCCTATTTTCGAGAAATACAATATAGAGAGACAAATCAAGACTTCATTCGGGAAAACTGTTTCCATGAGTAAAGGGGCTTATCTTATTATCGAACACACCGAAGCTCTTCACGTCATAGACGTAAACAGCGGAAACCGTTCTAATAAAGCCACTAACCAGGAAGACACCGCCATGGAAGTCAACATGATTGCCGCTGCCGAAATCGCCAGACAATTGCGTCTACGAGATATGGGCGGAATTATTGTGATTGATTTTATCGACATGTCGAATCCCGAAAATCGTAAAGTTTTGTTCGACTTCCTGAGGGAAGAAATGAGCGATGATAAAGCGAAACATAAAATCTTGCCTCCTAGTAAATTTGGATTAGTCCAGATTACCAGACAAAGAGTAAGACCAGAAAGAAACATTAAAACCAGAGAAGAAGATCCTAACAATGAGAATGGCGAAATTGAAGCGCCAATTTTAATCATTGATAAAATTGCATCTGATTTAGACCGAGTTTTAAAAACCCATAAAGAAGTTGTTCTCAACGTACATCCCTTTGTGGCAGCATACCTTACCAAAGGTTTTCCATCATTACGTTCAAAATGGTTTTTTGAACATAAAAAATGGGTGAAAATCATACCTCGTGACGCTTACACGTATTTAGAATATCATTTCTATGACAAAAAAGGAAATGTTATAAAAGAATAA
- a CDS encoding DMT family transporter, with the protein MESKQLKWVYLAVLALVWGSSFILIKKGLIGLTALQLGSLRIVFAALFLLLIGFKSLFKIPKEKWKYIALTSLFGTFVPAFLFALAQTEIDSSVSSILNSLTPLNTLILGALIFGVSFQRRQVFGVFIGLLGSLLLVFNGAMNHPDQNYYYAILVIIASICYAVNVNLIKRFLSDLSPVSITTGNFLVLLFPSLTILYLTGFTSAIHIEKVQEAILFIMILGVVGTGIANILFFKLIQISSPVFATSVTYLIPVVAFFWGLLDNEMLTSIQFFGAFIILIGVYLSAKK; encoded by the coding sequence ATGGAATCAAAACAGTTGAAATGGGTTTATTTGGCAGTTCTTGCCTTGGTTTGGGGCAGTTCTTTTATCTTAATCAAAAAAGGATTAATAGGGCTTACTGCTTTGCAGTTGGGTTCGCTACGAATTGTGTTTGCTGCTTTGTTTTTGTTGTTAATTGGTTTCAAAAGTTTGTTTAAGATTCCGAAAGAAAAATGGAAATATATTGCCTTGACTTCGTTGTTTGGAACTTTTGTTCCTGCTTTTCTTTTTGCATTGGCTCAAACGGAGATTGATAGTTCAGTGAGTTCTATTCTTAATTCTCTGACGCCTTTGAATACCTTGATTTTGGGAGCCTTGATTTTTGGGGTTAGTTTTCAAAGAAGACAGGTTTTTGGTGTTTTTATTGGGCTTTTGGGTAGTTTGTTGTTGGTTTTTAACGGTGCAATGAACCATCCGGATCAGAACTACTATTATGCAATTTTGGTAATTATTGCTTCAATCTGCTATGCAGTAAATGTGAATCTGATTAAGCGGTTTTTGTCTGATTTGAGTCCGGTGAGTATTACTACAGGTAATTTTTTGGTATTGCTATTTCCGTCTTTGACTATTTTATATTTAACGGGTTTTACTTCAGCAATTCATATCGAAAAAGTGCAAGAGGCTATTTTGTTTATTATGATTTTGGGAGTTGTGGGAACGGGGATTGCTAATATTTTATTTTTCAAATTGATTCAGATTTCATCGCCTGTTTTTGCAACTTCGGTGACCTATTTGATTCCTGTAGTGGCTTTTTTCTGGGGATTGCTGGATAATGAAATGCTTACTTCGATACAGTTTTTTGGTGCTTTTATCATATTGATTGGGGTTTATTTATCTGCCAAAAAGTAG
- the gldD gene encoding gliding motility lipoprotein GldD, whose translation MLNLKYYQQKSNQNRAAIRLIAIFGLLLFSACKDDVLPKPSGYLRLDYPVAKYADFENECPFTFEMNSDAVIKGEKNCGFTISYPKMKATIYLTYKPVNNDINKLLRDAQKLTFEHVIKADDILEQPYLNPDNKVYGMFYQVDGNAATNSQFYVTDSIKHFVTGSVYFYAKPNFDSIMPAASYIKNDMQRLMETMKWK comes from the coding sequence ATGCTTAATTTAAAGTACTACCAACAAAAATCAAATCAAAATAGAGCTGCGATAAGGTTGATTGCGATTTTTGGATTGCTCTTGTTTTCGGCTTGTAAAGACGATGTATTGCCTAAGCCTTCGGGCTATTTGCGTTTGGATTATCCTGTCGCAAAATATGCTGATTTTGAGAATGAATGTCCGTTTACTTTTGAAATGAATTCGGATGCAGTGATTAAAGGTGAGAAGAATTGCGGTTTTACTATTTCGTATCCAAAAATGAAGGCAACGATCTATTTGACTTATAAACCGGTCAATAATGATATTAATAAACTGTTGCGCGATGCGCAAAAACTGACTTTTGAACATGTGATCAAAGCAGATGACATTTTGGAGCAACCTTATTTGAATCCGGATAACAAGGTTTATGGGATGTTTTATCAGGTGGATGGAAATGCAGCCACGAATTCGCAATTCTATGTGACGGATAGTATAAAGCATTTTGTCACCGGTTCAGTTTATTTCTATGCGAAGCCTAACTTTGATTCAATCATGCCGGCCGCGAGTTATATTAAAAATGATATGCAGCGACTGATGGAGACCATGAAGTGGAAGTAA
- a CDS encoding nucleoside deaminase, giving the protein MENIFTDEYFMKKALQEAEMAFEHGEIPVGAVIVVNNTIIARSHNLTEMLNDVTAHAEMQAITAAANYLGGKYLKDCTLYVTLEPCQMCAGALYWSQISKIVFGASDENRGYEKMGTQLHPKTIVKRGVLADEASDLMKRFFAKKRK; this is encoded by the coding sequence ATGGAAAATATTTTCACTGACGAATACTTTATGAAAAAGGCTTTACAAGAAGCCGAAATGGCTTTTGAGCATGGTGAAATTCCTGTAGGAGCTGTTATTGTTGTTAATAATACTATAATAGCGAGAAGTCATAATTTGACCGAAATGCTGAACGATGTCACGGCCCACGCCGAAATGCAAGCTATAACCGCCGCGGCTAATTATTTAGGTGGGAAATATTTGAAAGATTGTACGCTTTATGTAACGCTGGAGCCTTGCCAAATGTGTGCAGGCGCTTTGTACTGGAGCCAGATTTCTAAAATTGTTTTTGGAGCCAGCGATGAAAATCGGGGCTACGAGAAAATGGGAACACAGCTGCATCCTAAAACAATTGTAAAAAGAGGTGTTTTGGCTGATGAAGCCTCTGATTTGATGAAACGTTTTTTTGCTAAGAAAAGAAAGTAA
- a CDS encoding single-stranded DNA-binding protein, whose protein sequence is MNGTLNKVMLIGHLGDEVKMHYFDGGNCIGRFQLATNEVYINKTTNEKIVSTEWHNLVVRNKAAEICEKYLSKGDKIYVEGRIKSRQWQTEEGIVKHTSEIQVTEFTFLSTKKGNENSKQIPDQDSVKNTNFDPQNNGLPINDLPF, encoded by the coding sequence ATGAACGGAACATTAAATAAGGTAATGCTGATAGGTCATCTTGGTGATGAAGTGAAGATGCATTATTTTGACGGAGGCAATTGTATTGGTCGATTTCAATTAGCAACCAATGAAGTCTATATCAATAAAACGACAAACGAAAAGATTGTTTCTACCGAATGGCACAATTTAGTGGTGCGTAACAAAGCGGCCGAAATTTGTGAAAAATATTTATCAAAAGGGGATAAGATCTATGTGGAAGGACGTATAAAATCACGACAATGGCAGACGGAGGAAGGAATTGTGAAGCATACTTCGGAAATTCAGGTGACTGAGTTTACTTTTTTATCGACAAAAAAAGGAAATGAAAACAGCAAACAAATTCCCGATCAGGATTCCGTAAAAAACACTAACTTTGACCCACAAAATAACGGCTTGCCAATCAATGATTTGCCGTTTTGA
- a CDS encoding heavy-metal-associated domain-containing protein → MNITKSITAITLASLLFVSCKKNTPETATAETETVAPKVKKEIAAENLQTASFAIEGMTCAMGCAKTIQEELTALDGVQTATVDFETKSASVTFDKTIQNPESLTKVVQATGDGKTYTVKSSKS, encoded by the coding sequence ATGAATATCACAAAATCAATTACAGCGATAACTCTTGCCAGCCTTCTTTTTGTAAGTTGTAAAAAAAACACTCCTGAAACTGCCACTGCAGAAACAGAAACAGTAGCTCCAAAAGTTAAAAAAGAAATTGCTGCAGAGAATCTACAAACAGCCAGTTTTGCCATTGAAGGAATGACCTGTGCCATGGGTTGTGCCAAAACGATTCAAGAAGAATTGACGGCCCTTGACGGCGTACAAACAGCCACAGTAGATTTTGAAACAAAATCAGCTAGCGTAACTTTCGACAAAACGATCCAAAATCCTGAAAGTCTAACCAAGGTAGTTCAAGCTACAGGAGACGGTAAAACATACACTGTAAAAAGCTCTAAATCATAA
- a CDS encoding gliding motility-associated protein GldE yields MDPEPSLTLLNALDTELVIDFIGIAALLFCSALVSGAEVALFSLSQKDIDDTIQENPSKGKILSDLLQKPKKLLATLLVANNFINIGVVILFSFVGRDLFSGITSPVLKFVLEVIVVTFLLLLFGEVLPKVYASRNNIKFAKIIAYPIVLLDKLLSPISVPMRNTTVYLHNKLGKQKTNFSVDQLSQALELTSSEDTSSDEQKILEGIVSFGNTDTKQVMSPRIDIFALEITESFVEIYSKIIEKGYSRIPVYRDNIDQIEGVLFVKDLLPHIDKKNFDWVALVREPFFVPENKKLDNLLKDFQRMKSHLAIVVDEYGGTSGLVSLEDVIEEIVGDISDEFDNENVVYSVIDDHNYLFEGKINLKDFYRIIDVDEDLFEVKKGEAETLAGFILEILGNFPKKGQKIAYENCLFTVEAVDKKRIIQIKVTIDA; encoded by the coding sequence TTGGACCCAGAGCCCAGTTTAACACTTTTAAACGCACTAGATACTGAACTAGTGATTGATTTTATCGGAATTGCGGCCTTGCTTTTTTGCTCGGCATTAGTTTCCGGAGCCGAAGTAGCCTTGTTCTCCTTGTCTCAAAAAGACATCGATGATACAATTCAAGAAAATCCCTCAAAAGGAAAAATCCTATCGGATCTTTTACAGAAACCAAAAAAACTATTAGCAACCTTGTTAGTGGCTAATAATTTTATCAATATTGGTGTGGTAATTTTGTTTTCTTTTGTTGGTCGTGATTTGTTTTCGGGTATAACTTCCCCAGTTTTAAAATTTGTATTGGAGGTTATTGTAGTTACTTTTTTATTGTTGTTGTTTGGAGAGGTTTTGCCTAAAGTATATGCCAGCAGAAACAATATTAAGTTTGCTAAAATAATTGCTTATCCAATTGTTTTACTGGATAAACTGCTTTCGCCTATTAGCGTGCCCATGCGCAACACAACGGTTTATTTGCATAATAAGCTGGGAAAGCAAAAAACAAATTTTTCGGTAGATCAGCTTTCTCAGGCGCTGGAGTTGACTTCTTCGGAAGACACTTCGTCTGATGAACAGAAAATATTAGAAGGGATTGTGTCTTTTGGAAATACAGATACAAAACAGGTGATGAGTCCTCGAATAGATATTTTTGCTCTTGAAATCACAGAATCCTTTGTTGAGATCTATTCGAAAATTATTGAGAAAGGTTATTCCAGAATTCCGGTTTATCGCGATAATATTGATCAAATTGAAGGTGTTTTATTCGTGAAGGATTTGCTGCCGCATATTGATAAAAAGAATTTTGATTGGGTTGCATTGGTTAGAGAGCCTTTTTTCGTTCCGGAGAATAAAAAACTAGACAACTTGTTAAAGGATTTTCAAAGGATGAAAAGTCACTTGGCTATTGTGGTTGATGAATATGGCGGGACATCAGGATTGGTTTCTCTTGAGGATGTGATCGAGGAAATTGTGGGCGACATTAGTGACGAATTTGACAATGAAAATGTGGTTTATTCAGTGATAGACGATCACAATTATCTTTTTGAAGGGAAAATAAACCTGAAGGATTTTTACAGGATTATAGATGTTGACGAAGATCTTTTTGAAGTCAAAAAAGGAGAAGCAGAGACTTTGGCGGGATTTATTCTGGAAATTTTAGGAAACTTCCCTAAAAAAGGACAAAAAATAGCATACGAAAATTGCCTGTTCACCGTTGAAGCTGTGGATAAAAAAAGAATAATACAGATAAAAGTTACCATTGATGCTTAA
- a CDS encoding M16 family metallopeptidase, protein MKKTIYIISSLFLTLAMQGQIIPQPKATASPTIKIGKSNNFELKNGLKVMVVENHKLPRVSFRLSLDNMPYAEGDKKGVADITSQLIGSGTTKTSKDAFNEEVDFLGANIGFDANGASASGLSKYSGRILELMADGALNTVFTQEEFDKIKAKMLEAIKSQEKSITAVAGRVENVLTFGANHPSGEYLSAESINKVTLQDAVSNYKNNFVPGNAYLIIVGDVKTKEIKKVVEKLFGSWNKATAPQITYPDPKNVAQSQINFVDMPNAVQSEISVVNTVNLKITDKQYFAAILANQILGGGGEGRLFLNLREKHGWTYGAYSSIGYGKYVEKFRSSTSVRNAVTDSSVVEILNELKKIRTELVSADDLKNAKAKYIGNFVMQIQKPATVARYALNTETQNLPADFYENYIRSINAVTVEDIKAVANKYFLADNIRILVVGKGAEVAPALENLKMPMFYFDKFGNPIEKPVFKKDIPKDVTFKSVLDKYIVAIGGEKAVKAVKTISMKGSTTIPQAPSPLSFTSKADSKGKLNVELAMGTMSLMKQVVNETSAYVLQQGQRKNFEGSELAEMKSSAVLFEELQLSKKEGISLDGIENLNGKEAYAIKNGKTTLYFDVTSGLKIAEAKTMEQGGKSITQTTNFGDYREVKGVKVPFNIVQNVGFELDIKMSEITINEGVTDADFK, encoded by the coding sequence ATGAAAAAAACAATATATATAATATCCAGTCTGTTTTTGACTTTAGCTATGCAAGGACAAATAATTCCACAACCAAAAGCCACCGCTTCTCCAACAATCAAAATTGGTAAATCCAACAATTTTGAACTAAAAAATGGACTAAAAGTAATGGTGGTTGAAAACCATAAACTACCAAGAGTTTCATTCCGATTAAGTTTAGACAACATGCCTTATGCCGAAGGAGACAAAAAAGGAGTTGCCGACATTACAAGCCAACTTATAGGAAGCGGAACCACTAAAACTAGCAAAGACGCCTTCAATGAAGAAGTAGATTTCTTAGGAGCAAATATCGGTTTTGATGCAAATGGAGCTTCTGCCAGCGGATTATCTAAATATTCCGGTAGAATATTAGAATTAATGGCAGACGGTGCGCTAAACACTGTTTTCACTCAAGAAGAATTCGATAAAATAAAAGCAAAAATGCTAGAGGCCATCAAGTCTCAAGAAAAAAGCATTACTGCTGTAGCCGGAAGAGTTGAAAATGTTTTGACTTTTGGAGCAAATCATCCTTCAGGTGAATATTTAAGCGCGGAAAGCATCAACAAAGTAACTTTGCAAGATGCCGTTTCAAACTACAAAAACAATTTTGTCCCAGGAAATGCATACCTGATTATTGTAGGTGATGTAAAAACCAAAGAGATAAAAAAAGTAGTTGAAAAACTATTTGGTTCTTGGAATAAAGCTACTGCTCCGCAAATAACTTATCCGGATCCTAAAAACGTAGCGCAGTCACAAATTAACTTTGTAGACATGCCCAATGCGGTACAATCTGAAATTTCCGTTGTAAACACAGTCAATCTAAAAATCACCGACAAACAATATTTTGCCGCTATTTTAGCAAATCAAATTCTTGGTGGCGGTGGCGAAGGAAGATTATTCCTGAACTTACGTGAAAAACACGGTTGGACATACGGAGCATATTCTTCAATAGGATATGGCAAATATGTAGAAAAATTCCGTTCTTCAACATCAGTAAGAAATGCTGTAACAGACAGCTCTGTAGTTGAAATTTTAAACGAATTAAAAAAGATCAGAACCGAATTAGTATCTGCTGACGACTTGAAAAATGCCAAAGCAAAATACATTGGTAACTTTGTAATGCAAATTCAAAAACCGGCAACAGTAGCCCGTTATGCATTAAACACAGAAACACAAAATTTACCTGCTGATTTTTACGAAAATTACATCCGAAGCATCAATGCGGTAACCGTAGAAGATATCAAAGCGGTAGCCAATAAATATTTCTTGGCCGATAATATCCGAATTCTAGTTGTAGGTAAAGGAGCCGAAGTAGCTCCAGCATTGGAAAACCTAAAAATGCCAATGTTTTATTTTGACAAATTTGGTAATCCTATCGAAAAACCAGTTTTCAAAAAAGACATCCCAAAAGACGTAACATTCAAAAGCGTATTAGACAAATACATTGTAGCCATTGGTGGAGAAAAAGCGGTAAAAGCAGTAAAAACCATCTCCATGAAAGGTTCTACTACAATCCCACAAGCTCCTTCTCCGCTAAGCTTTACTTCAAAAGCAGACAGCAAAGGAAAACTAAACGTAGAATTAGCCATGGGGACTATGAGTCTAATGAAACAAGTAGTTAATGAAACAAGTGCTTACGTTCTTCAACAAGGACAAAGAAAAAACTTTGAAGGAAGCGAATTAGCTGAAATGAAAAGTAGCGCAGTCTTATTTGAAGAATTACAGCTTTCCAAAAAAGAAGGTATCAGCCTTGACGGTATTGAAAACTTAAACGGAAAAGAAGCTTATGCCATTAAAAACGGAAAAACTACACTTTATTTTGATGTGACTTCTGGATTGAAAATTGCCGAAGCCAAAACAATGGAACAAGGAGGTAAATCCATCACCCAAACAACTAACTTTGGCGACTACAGAGAGGTAAAAGGAGTAAAAGTACCTTTCAACATCGTTCAGAATGTAGGTTTTGAATTAGACATTAAAATGTCTGAAATTACCATTAACGAAGGTGTTACTGATGCTGATTTCAAATAG
- a CDS encoding HU family DNA-binding protein yields the protein MTKADIVAKISEKLGLEKGDVQATVETFMNEVKNSLETGDNVYLRGFGSFIVKTRAEKTGRNISKNTTIKIPAHNIPAFKPAKVFVEGVKINNEAK from the coding sequence ATGACGAAAGCAGATATCGTAGCGAAAATTTCAGAAAAATTAGGCCTTGAAAAAGGTGATGTTCAAGCAACAGTTGAGACCTTTATGAATGAAGTAAAAAATTCATTAGAGACTGGAGATAACGTTTATTTAAGAGGTTTTGGTAGTTTTATAGTAAAAACTAGAGCAGAGAAAACAGGTAGAAATATCTCTAAAAACACTACAATAAAAATTCCTGCGCATAACATCCCTGCTTTCAAACCTGCAAAAGTATTTGTAGAAGGAGTAAAAATTAATAACGAAGCAAAATAA
- a CDS encoding M16 family metallopeptidase: MKKSIMALSATLLLGGAVSAQKVAFEEYTLDNGLHVILQNDPSAPVVITSVMYHVGAKNENPERTGFAHFFEHLLFEGTQNIKRGEWFKIVTGNGGTNNANTTEDRTYYYEVFPSNNLELGLWMEAERMLHPVINQIGVDTQNEVVKEEKRLRYDNSPYGELIPEVKKKMFTNHPYRWTTIGSMNHLDAATLDEFEAFNKKFYVPNNAVLVVAGDFDKNQAKEWIQKYFGVIKKGAPIERETFVEEPITKTIKSKFEDPNIQIPMIVASYRTPSMKTRDARVLDFISTILSDGKSSRLYKKIVDDKKMALQIGAFSYNQEDYGTYILYGLPQAPSTAENILAEIDAEIVKLQTELISDKELKKLQNKYDNQYVNSNSTIEGIAENLATFHLLYKDVNLINTEIEIYHSITPEEIRDVAKKYLNPNQRLVLDYVPTDKSNN; this comes from the coding sequence ATGAAAAAATCAATAATGGCATTAAGCGCCACACTTTTACTTGGAGGAGCTGTTTCTGCTCAAAAAGTAGCCTTCGAAGAATACACTTTAGACAACGGCCTGCATGTTATTTTACAAAATGACCCTTCGGCACCAGTTGTAATCACATCAGTAATGTACCATGTAGGTGCCAAAAATGAAAACCCGGAAAGAACTGGTTTCGCACACTTTTTTGAACATTTATTATTTGAAGGTACCCAAAACATCAAGCGTGGTGAATGGTTTAAAATTGTTACCGGAAACGGAGGAACAAACAATGCCAACACCACTGAAGACAGAACCTATTATTACGAAGTATTCCCTTCTAACAATCTAGAATTAGGACTATGGATGGAAGCCGAAAGAATGCTACACCCAGTAATCAACCAAATTGGCGTTGATACGCAAAACGAGGTCGTTAAAGAAGAAAAAAGATTGCGTTATGACAACAGTCCTTACGGAGAATTGATTCCCGAGGTAAAGAAAAAAATGTTTACAAACCATCCTTATCGCTGGACAACCATTGGATCAATGAACCATCTAGATGCCGCAACACTGGATGAATTTGAAGCATTTAACAAGAAATTTTACGTTCCTAACAATGCTGTTCTTGTTGTTGCCGGAGATTTCGACAAAAACCAAGCTAAAGAGTGGATTCAAAAATACTTTGGCGTTATTAAAAAAGGTGCTCCTATTGAAAGAGAAACTTTCGTAGAAGAACCTATTACCAAAACTATTAAATCTAAATTTGAAGACCCTAACATTCAAATCCCAATGATAGTTGCTTCCTACAGAACGCCATCGATGAAAACTCGTGATGCTAGAGTATTGGATTTCATTTCAACAATCTTAAGCGATGGAAAAAGCTCCAGATTGTACAAAAAAATTGTTGACGACAAAAAAATGGCTTTACAGATTGGTGCATTTAGCTACAACCAGGAAGATTACGGAACATACATCCTGTACGGTTTACCGCAAGCTCCAAGCACAGCTGAGAACATCCTTGCTGAAATTGATGCTGAAATCGTAAAATTACAAACTGAATTAATTTCGGATAAAGAACTAAAGAAATTACAGAATAAGTACGACAATCAGTATGTAAATAGCAACTCTACAATTGAAGGAATTGCCGAGAATCTTGCTACTTTCCACCTGCTATACAAAGACGTAAATCTAATTAACACTGAGATTGAAATATACCATTCTATCACTCCAGAAGAGATTAGAGACGTTGCCAAAAAATACCTAAATCCAAACCAAAGATTAGTATTAGATTATGTTCCAACTGACAAATCCAATAATTAA
- the mutY gene encoding A/G-specific adenine glycosylase, producing MIFSNSLIQWYLQKKRDLPWRNTTNPYAIWLSEIMLQQTRVAQGTPYFLSFMDAFPTVFDLAKANEEEVLKLWQGLGYYSRARNLHKTAQYVAFELGGVFPGTYNDLLKLKGVGEYTAAAIASFSYNEAVPVVDGNVFRVLSRYFDVETDIALASAKKEFAALAFELMPKDMPAIFNQAIMEFGALQCVPKSPDCGLCVFNNSCAALQKKKVAQLPVKSKKVKVRNRYFNYLVVSDEEENTIIQKRTSKGIWHNLYEFPLIETEKEEGFDCIADQVQKNHFAPNTIIGMMEDNEKSIIHKLSHQHLHIKFWKIKIKGRVEGGINKENLKTLPFPIVIYNFIEKE from the coding sequence ATGATTTTTTCTAACTCACTTATTCAATGGTATTTACAAAAAAAACGTGATTTACCTTGGAGAAATACTACAAATCCTTACGCTATTTGGCTCTCAGAAATAATGCTTCAACAGACTCGTGTGGCGCAAGGAACGCCTTATTTTTTGTCTTTTATGGATGCCTTTCCCACTGTTTTTGATTTGGCCAAAGCCAATGAGGAAGAGGTGCTGAAGCTTTGGCAGGGTTTGGGTTATTATTCTCGTGCAAGGAATTTGCATAAAACGGCTCAATATGTGGCTTTTGAGTTAGGTGGTGTTTTTCCTGGAACTTATAATGATTTGTTGAAGTTGAAAGGCGTGGGCGAATATACTGCTGCGGCGATTGCTTCTTTTTCGTATAACGAAGCGGTTCCGGTTGTAGATGGAAACGTGTTTCGAGTACTTTCTCGTTATTTTGATGTTGAAACGGATATTGCTTTGGCTTCAGCCAAAAAAGAATTCGCGGCTCTGGCTTTCGAATTAATGCCAAAAGATATGCCGGCTATTTTTAATCAGGCGATAATGGAGTTTGGCGCTTTGCAATGCGTTCCTAAAAGTCCCGATTGCGGTCTTTGTGTTTTTAATAACAGCTGTGCCGCCTTGCAAAAAAAGAAAGTGGCTCAATTGCCGGTGAAATCAAAGAAGGTGAAAGTGAGGAATCGCTACTTTAATTATTTAGTGGTTTCGGATGAGGAGGAAAATACTATAATTCAAAAACGGACTTCGAAGGGAATTTGGCACAACTTATATGAATTCCCTTTGATTGAAACGGAAAAAGAAGAAGGTTTTGATTGTATTGCTGATCAGGTGCAAAAGAATCATTTTGCTCCCAATACTATTATAGGTATGATGGAGGATAATGAAAAAAGTATCATTCATAAATTATCGCATCAGCATTTGCATATAAAATTTTGGAAGATAAAGATAAAAGGCAGAGTTGAAGGCGGTATAAATAAAGAGAATTTAAAAACTTTGCCATTCCCGATTGTGATTTATAATTTTATTGAAAAGGAATAA